AATTAGTAGCAACTCTACTTTTGGCATgaagtttgttttcctttcagGTATTTCCTTTCtggtatcatcatcatcttcctcaTCCCCAGTAttctttttatcaatttttctcCCTGTTGAGTTGGACATATTTCTGGACCACACTGTGTATATGCCTGTGTTCACGTGTTGATTTCAGATAAGAATAAGGTTCATCCAATGCCACCTcccctcactctttcctccatGTTTGTTTATTCTTAAAACTTTCTGAGAAATAGTAAGTTCtagtcctttttcctcctcacattcttatttctttctttaaaacccTAAGAACAGAATCAACATCCTcaaatcctctttttcttttttaattccctCACTGCCCTTTGAAGACATTGAGATTGTGAAGGaacacatttctttttctccattagaatgttagCACTGTCTTATCATTATATAGCTCTTTCTAATTGCGCAACTAAATTTgactttcttgatttctttctaaCTCTTGTGTTCATATTTTACTaagtatttttttcatcagaaaggCTTGAAAgtcataatttattaaatatttatttcctcctctccctccaatAGGATTATATTCGGCcatgggtaaattattcttgtttGTGCATCTGTGTCATTGACCTTTTTAAATAACTATtctagaatttctaatttttagtagaAATTGCTGGGGTTTTTGTAATCTTGACTGGTtattttggtatttgaattgctttttgctGGATGACTGCTGTGGTTTTTATTTGACATGGGagttctggattttggctatgatCCTCCTGGaactttcccttttgttttttccttcaaaagGTGATAAGtgaatttttctatatttacttcccttctgattctAATAAATCTGgacagttttcatttatgatttttttgaaatGTGTTTAAATAAAATCACTGTTTTCAGAGAGTTCGGTGAttctaaatttatcttcttgcccTGATTTTCAGATTAATTcgttttttctttgatatcaggtaactcattatttcccccttttttccaaTCCTTTgactttgttctaatatttcttgctgtTTTATGCAGTCATTGATTTGTTTAGTGCATTCTAATTTTACTATTTGTAATTTAGAAGAGTTTGCCACTTTAATCcatatcattgataaaaatattgcacaggacaaagacaaaatatactgttagagaagaaaataacctCCAGTTGTGATTGATTTATTAACACTTTGGATAGAGTTTATTAAATTATGACTCAACTTGACTCTTGGCATGTAGTCTTGGGGAATAAGAGTTGTCAAATTGCTTTGCCCGAATCAATGAAATATATCTCTAGTGTTCCTGTTTTACTAGTCTGATAGTAACCCTCTCAGAAAAGCAAATAAGATTAGTTTCACATGACTTATTCCTAGTAAATCCATGCTGAGTTTTAGTATTTCTCTTACCCATTTTTTTGAAAAGGACATTTACTTCTAATCTTCAAAGATCTTTGCCTTCTTATCTGCAATTTCTTTTAATATCCTACAATGCATTTGTCTTCAGGGTCTGTACTAATTAAAAGGGGTAAGGTGCACGTTTACtggttttttttctccaacttcaGGCTCTCTCAAATTCATAGCATCATAGTATTTGAAATTAGAAGATATattggagatcatctagttcaatctcctTATTTCATTGTTGGAGCTCAGAGGAAAAAGATTCAGAAGGTAGGTCACATAATAAGTAAGTAAAGCCAGAATTAGAaccaaatcttctgactccagatccttTATATAATCAGAAAGCTCTGCAAATGTTCACTACTCATTAAGATGTCTTTGGGGATTCAAGTGATACAGCAAGTGATAActgtttctcttttccctcctttaaaaattcattatgctGAAGTCTAGGTCTTTTACAGAGGGCAGGGTTTAATGTCACAGTAAACTCTCttgctttgcctttttcttcattGGTGATGGTTGTGTTGTTCGTTAAACATATTTAGTAGGTTGGGAGCTGTGagggatttttaatattttcagaaaTCTACGCTGAATAACCATAGCATAGGAAGATAAAGAAACTTAGAAAAGAGATCTAAAAGATATAAGGGAAAcaaatggatttattttccagggcAAGACAGAGAAGCTGCCATCTCCTTAAACATTTGGGCCTTCCCCTTTAACAAGGTAACTTTGCTCCCATTCAAGATATAGCTGGCTCCTGAAAAAACAAGGGGACAGAAGAGTTCCTTTTTgactcctcttcttcttcctaatACTTATACAAAGACCTAAGGGTTGTAAGTTGGTCTAGTGACTTATAAATGGTGATGGATTTCTTTGGTAGCTTAGTCAGATggctttcatctttaaaaaaaaaaaatatttccttgagTAACTTCCTTGAGCAAAGCAATTGGGCTTCCAACTTCCCTGCTTTTCTCCTCAACATAATCCTGTAtttagtttttattcattttacataagaaatTTTGTTCCGAAACATTTTATGATATGCTTGGTgttgcacagctaataagtgttggacaaggatttgaatctaggcctTCCAGTTCCcaattcagtgttctttttatTGTGCTACAATTGCCTTTCATAGAATATGCCATAATAGAAAGGCATTAGATTTAGATACTTAttacctttgtgactttgggcaactaTCACCTCTTGGTGCTTCAATTTCTCTCCTTAAAATCAGGGGgagaactaaataatttcattttccttctggttcccttcttaatcatttttattgcaatagaaagtagaaaacatttttaatgtattgGCTTATCCAAATCTCCTTTTCATTGTATTTTGTCTTTATTGAATTCCCTTCTTTGCCTTTTTGGAAGTTATTCCTGCCATGAGGTCGGGATCTTGCTATAGTCCAAATAGGCTGTtactatttaacttttctttttgaagTGATTGAGTGTGGGATGTCAgtaaagagatggagaaagtgCTGCTTCTAGAGCCTAAAACATGTTACTGAAATAGGCAGAGGTTGTAGCACCAAGAATGACTCAGAACCTCATATAATAAGGGAGGAGGAATCTTTTTACTTGTCTCTTTAAACCAAGTGGAGTTAAGGAGAAGATGCTGGCAGTTTCCTCCTGGAAGTCTGATTAGCCTCAGATCATTGAGGCCAGAACAAACATAGGAAAGGTTCAttgatttctctctttccccttctcaatCTGAGCTCTGTTGGGACTAAGCAAATTAGCAGACACTTCGGAAGATGGCAACAAGGAGTCTTGATCAAGGAAGTAAAATTCCTGGATCTCTTGATGCCATGGTTTCCTTTTTCATGGCAAATTTTTCCTAATTTAGACCACATTGATGAAGTAGATAGAGGactgggcctgaagttaggaagacctgaattcaaatcaggcctctGATTCTTACTGACTAGTGTCATgctgggcaagatacttaacctctgtttgtctcagtttcctcatctctgaaatgaagataatagtaacACCTACCACCCAgcgttattgtgaggatcagatgagataatatttgtaaagtacttagctcacagtgcctggcacataataggttctATGTAAATGCTTGCTATtgtcatcgtcatcatcatcgtcgtcatcatcatcatcatcactattataataattattgttataggTGGGTAATGGAGTTATGAAGAAGAGAAGTGTGGGGTAGGGACCCTAGTTCATTACTGAtgataatctctctctctctctctctctctctctctctctctctttttttttttttttttttttttttttgttccctagTGTCAGCAGACATTTTGAGGGCCAGGGTGGAGAGATGAGATGTTCAGTTTCCTCCAAGTCTCAGGCAATATTGATAACCGTCTGGCCAGTGGGGTCCCGAGCCTATTTCCCCTTCCCTCAGTGGGCTTGGAGGCTGGTGTTGCCATGGtgatgaattttcttcttttggtgtGGCAGCAAACCCTATATTGGGGTGGCTATCTTACTCAGGGCTATAGCAACAACTTGTCCTGTTTTCTGCTCTTTGCCAAGCTCCTAGGACTGTATTCGACAATTGACGGGGATGCAGCTTCCTTGGCCTTCCCCTTGAAGTCACTGATGGGCCCTGGCTCTTGGAAGCTGAGCTACAACAACTTTCAACAACCTGACCAGGAGCTCCTTTGAAGGGCTGTGGAGACTTTGGGCACTGCTACCCCACAGTGATCTTATAGCCTCCACCCCCAGAGGCCTCTGGCTTAGGCTTGGATCAGCTCCGGAGCTACAACTGGCACATCTATTTCCCACCTGACTTTTCTGAAGTTCTGGGCTCCTTTGAAAGAGCTGAACCTTGTGTACAATTTCCTCAGAGCCCTGAACACTGAGCATTTGTAGAGATCCTGGAACTTTTTGACCTGAGCCATTAACCAATTGGTTATATTAAAACTTGGCATTTTTTAGGGGAATGGGCTGAGGTCTTGACCTTTCAATaggtgtttttatttctttccctaaatTAGTTGAAatattccatttcaagaaagagtTGGACACCTGCCACAGGCATTTGGTTCCAGTTTGCAAACAATCCCTCTTATACAAATATGACTTTGTAGAAGTGTTTGGAATACAGTCCTGCCATTGTAAATagcaaattttaaataatgaggGGTCTGGATCTCTGGCAAGATCAGCACTGATGTATTGTGCTGAATACTATAAACAAAGAAGGATCTTTCAGGTTTGAGATCAGAGGTAGTATATATAGGTAGAAAGATATGTCAGAGGCATGACCCTCTTTGCCTCCTCCAGTTCAGTTTTAGTGGTTGTCAGACAATAAACAGTAAATACCTGCTCTatggcaggcattgtgctaagtactggggacaaagaaaagcaaggaaTCCCTGCTCTTCTATTCACATTAATGAAACAATATGAAAACTGTAGAAATAGAGATAACATGAATTCAAGATAATTAGTAAAGAGGAGGGACTAGCATCAAGGGAAAGCAAGAAAGGCTAAGAGTGGtagagggagagcattctggcTGCTTTTCCACTTCTGTTTTAAGAGCACAAAAGCTAATAAACAACTCCCTCAATTCCTCCCATCCTCTGCACTTCTGACCCAGTATTATGACTAATATAAGATGCCAAAATCCATCCAAAGCCTGCAAAATTTCCCAAGATTGGGTTTCCTCTTTGGGGAATGCAGGAAGTGAGCAGAAGAGATAGCATGCAGCACATGTGGATAGGGTTTCCAAGAAAGCCTGTATTAACATTTCCCACTGCAGCCTTGCAAATCTTTAGGATTCATAGGACAAAGTTCCTTGGCCTCCATTAAGGGCCCtatgatttggggggggggggggaagtgaagTCTGAGCTTGTAGATGTCCAAAGAACAAGTGCTTTTAAGTTCTATTTTGACTTGCAAGTTGATGACTTAACTTTTTTATTGCTCCATCTGCAGTTCTGTCCTCCAAATTTGAATTGGGTTTGGGTTTCAGGAGAAATAAACTTGTTGGAGAATGGTTTCTTTTTGTTGTCCCTTTTCTAGTGTGGGGAGTAGAAGGAATCCCGAGTTTGGAAAGTGATTGTTATTTGTTATCACCTGCTCATCTGCGCCACCCTCCCATCTTCCCTGTCTGCCTACATTTCCAGTTGTCTTACATAATGTAGTCATACCCATACCATACCCACTACTCAGTGCCCCAAATGTTCAAACTATGACCTGGtgatttagaataaaaatgattGCTTATTGTCTATCTGATGCACAAAACATTGCTCTAGAAACTGAGGAACACAGGAAAAATGGAGACATTGCTCTTATACATCTTGGGGAGATAGTCATTTAAACAGATGCAAAGCAGGATATAAGTGTCTTGAGAAAGGTAGAGGCACAGCAGCGGCAAAAGTACAGAAACCGGAAATATTGGGGACAAGGTTACATGATGGAAGCATGGGACATACGAGGGAAATAAGCATGAAAGAAGAATGCTACATGTATATCTTACATCAAATTGCTGTCTTGCAGGGGGGAGGATTTGTCTTTACAtctaactggaaaaaatattaaagtaaagAGGATGAGTGCTAAACTGACACTGACCTTGAAGCTTTTTAAGCAAGGAAGTAATGTGATGGGGACTTTGCTTAGGAATATCCATAAGATAATACTAGAAGAGATATTGGAGGTTGTCTAGTTCAACTTTCTCAGTTTATGGATAATGCAACCTCTGAAGCTCTGAAGATAAAGTTGCCCTAAGGTCATATAGGCTGTAAAGGGTTTGAAACTCAGATGTGGGGATTCCAAATATAGCTCATTTCTATTGCCTCTGATCTGCCTTGCAACTGTCAAGGGTTGACTGGAGGCAAGGAGACCAGGAGATGTTATTTAGAATAGTCCAGGTGAGATGCTTTGAACTCAAGGGATGACAGCAGCAGTGTTGACAAAACTAGTGAGTAGAAGGTGGATTTTGAGAGAGAAGGCTTTAAGGAGAAGGTGCAGTTAATATatattactcttaaaaaaaaaaaatttggattgatgacatcttttgttttttacaaggCCTATATTTTCCCCTAGATCTCTTCCTTTCCCAGAAagccatctttttaaaaaagatttttttttttaagagaaaaaaattgaagcaaatcagtatatagaaaaaaaatgacactgGTGAACTGTCTCCTTCGCACatatatcaataaaatggaagtaatagaCTACTATCAGCAGCAGGTGGTGAAATGATTAGAACACTAGGCCTGGAATCTGGAAAACTTGATTTCAGAATCTTGCCTCGGGTACTttttagctctgtgatcttgggcaggtcacaacttctgccttagtttccacatccatcaaatggggataataggaCCCACTCTAGGTTAGGACCAAATGAAAGCATACCTGTACAACAACACAGTGCCTGGGAAATATTAAATGTGATATAGATTCTTGTTTTCTCCCTTCAGGCTGTCATTAAGATAGTTTTATTTTGCTGTGTAAATAGAACATCTGAAAAGGCTAGCAGAGTTCTTAGAAGCTGATAGGAAAGCTATAAAATagcatatcattttcattttccagtATTTCTCCtcctttaagagaaaaaaaagaaaaaataatcaaaactaacCACATCAGCTGAGATCAGTATATCAGTTTTTTACACTCACAGTATTCCGCCTCTAAAAAAGAAAGGAGTTTTTTGGTCATATCCCTTCTTCAAAATCAAACTTGGGTCCTTGTAATTGGTTTTTCCCCCATACTGTATGTATGTTCATAGTTGTGCATGTTGCTTATCTACTTCTGCTTATTTGCATTATGCTAATCTAGGCTTCATAGCTATCCTTTTTTATGGAGCAgcaaaattccattacattcatgtcaTTTTGTTTTACCTGTGCCTCAATTGATGGCCAcctcatttatttccatttattactTGTGCAAAATTTTTGATGTATATTCAGACCTTTGATTTTGATCTTGAGATAGGTGCCTAGTAGTGGTACATGGAAATATCAAAGGGCATACAGTTTGGTCAATTCTTAACACATTTCAAAGTGCTTCACAGAGTGGTTGAGCTAGGTCCCAGATGCACTAACAATCTAGGCTTCTTTTTCCACGATTAAGAATTATAAGGGATAAAGGATCTGAAGGAGGTGGAAGAGTCCTGCCCAACCTTGGGTGTGAACGGGGCCACAAATAGGGGACCGACCTTTTCGGGGCATAAAACCAGGGTTAGGTAAGGCTGGGTGAACGGAGCGAATAGTGAATGAAAAGGGCCAGTTTTAGCACTGCTAGTGTAGCTTGCCCACCCGGACTTTACGGTTGTCCGGTAGGAGTCGGTGTATCTGGGAGGGACCTTGGAGGTCGAGTTCATTAGGCAAGGACTTGAGAGGAGAATTGATTTGCCCACCTCTATATGCTTACTAAATTTTCAAAAGTGctggaagagaaggaaatttgaacccagaatctTGGTAGTTTGACCTGAAAGGACCAAAAGGTCCTCTTCTCCCAaactcctaattttacagatggggaaacttgaggctcagagaagggcGAGACCTCCCTCCTTCCAATGTGCAATGCTGAATATATTTGCATTCTCGAATCTGGATTTAAAATAAGCAGTCTACAGCTGCTCAAACCAAACACGGAAAACTAGCAACGTGGGAAGAAGCCGAGCTGCGCTTTGTCTCCGCCGACGGACGTCCCAGACGCACCTCCCCTCGCCAGCCGGAACCACGTGTTGCCCGGTGTAGGTCGGGACTGGGCTCAGTTTCCGGTCGGAAGAGAGAAGCCGGCGGCCCCGGAAGCCTCCGTTCGCGTTCCCCCGTCACCCTTTCCCTCCCGCCCTCGCTGCGCGCTCCGGAGCGAGGCCGAGGTCGAGCCCGAGTGCCGTCTGTCCTTCCCCAAGATGGCGGCAGGTCCGggccggcggcggcggctgctgcAGCTACTTATGCAGTTCGGGTCGGTGCTGCTGACGCGGTGTCCATTCTGGGGCTGCTTCTGCCAGCTTATGCTGTACGCCGAGCGGGCCGACGCGCGCCGGTGAGCGAGCCGGCTCGGCCACCGTAGGCGGGCGGAGGGAGATGGGGCGGTGCAGGGAAGTAGGGGGTGGGGCGAGGGTGGGAAGGAGCGGGACGGCCCGGGAGGAGGCGGACGGGCACCCCGCTGAATACCGAGAGGAAACTCCTACTAGGGCTACTATGGGATAGTGCGTGGGACCGCAGCAAGTGCCCTAGGGAGTGTGCTGCTTTCTAACTGGGAGAGGCGCTCTTGCTCGGGATTGAGTCCATATTGGGTGTCCCGAGGGGGGGAGTGGCCATAGAGGCCTTTCCGCACGGGAGCAAGCAGTTCTGGGATCTTGCGCTTAAGGCGGGGAACCTTTGCATTCCCCGCGCCCCCGCTTAGCACGGCGCGGACGCCCGGAGGCGCTCTTAAACCCTTGCGGACGGACCTTGGGGGCACCGCACGTTTGGGAACTGGTTTGGTGGGGTGGGAGGTGGAGGGAGGATGGAGACGGGGCGGAGCCGCGGGGCAGCGCCTCGCCGCGGGCACACCTGTAGCGCCTGGCTCCTATGAGGCGCGGCGGTGCTGGGGAGGACCTCGGCGCACACGCGCTGCCGGGCGTGCCACGGGGCCCATCCGGCCGCTCTGCTTGTCCTTCAGGAAGCCCGACATCCCGGTGCCCTACCTGTACTTTGACATGGGGGCCGCTGTGCTGTGCGCTAGCTTCATGTCCTTCGGGGTGAAACGCCGCTGGTTTGCGCTGGGAGCCGCCCTCCAGCTGGCGGTCAGCACCTACGCCGCCTATGTGGGAGGCTATGTGCACTATGGAGACTGGCTGAAGGTGAGTGCTGCCCTCAGGCGGGTCCTCAGCGGCCAGCGCCAGCCCGGGGAATGCCGCGGGACCCTTAGTGGTGTCACTGGGAGGGAGGAGGGCTTGGGGGGGGGCTTTGGAGCTTTGCTCTGGGGTCTTCTCCGGATGGGAGCCGTCTCTGAGAGGGTCTCCTCCTTTCCAGGTTCGCATGTATTCCAGAACCATCGCCATCATTGGTGGCTTCCTGGTGCTGGCTAGCGGTGCCGGCGAACTCTACCGGCAGAAACCTCGGAGCCGTTCTCTGCAGTCCACGGGCCAAGTGTTCCTGGGCATCTACCTCATCTGTGTGGTAGGTGGGGGCCTGCAGGTTCGGGGCGGGCCTTTCCGTCCATACCGAGTCCTTAGAGAGGGGGCGCCAGGATCCCCCACCGCCGCCCAGCTCGGCCCGGGGAgcggaaggggaagaaaggggccCCCAAAGCCACGGCTGCTCTCCCAGCAGCTTGGCCTTAGTAACCGCTCCCGGTGACTGGGGAGAGCCGACTTGCTGGGCGCCTTGTTCCTGCCATCAGACTGGCTCCATTTAGCTATCAGCGCTGACCCGGGAAAGGTCCCAGTCCCGCCTGAGAAGCCTGGGCCAGCGCGCTGCGGCTTCCTTCCGGCTCGCGCTCAGGTCGGACTCTGGAGAACTTAGATTGAGTGCAAGGGCCACCCACGGACTGACTGACCAGAGCCCGAGCCCATGCTCTGGGGCAGTTACTGCCAAAGGAAAGTGAGTCAGCTTCACAGTCCCGCACCCTATACTCAGAAAAGCTGAACTCTCCAGCTCAGAGaggtaataaatattattaaggaCTGATCTGTGGAGTGTCCTTCCACTCTGAATAGAGCAAAGAAACAAGGCCTTAGCGTCCTGGACCTCATGGCCTAGGTAGGAGGTAGCACAGATAACGGGAAGAATGAAAAAGGCTTATAAAGAAGCTTTGAGTAGGTGGGTCAGGAAAAGCGTCACTGAGGGCAGGAGCCCTGGGCTGAGCCTGGGCTCAGTATGAGGGCAGCCTATGTGTATTGGGAACAATAAACATGAAGGCAGGTGTGACAGGTATTAGAGCCATCCAGGTATGCTGAAATAGCTATGGGAGGAGTCCAGACCCGGGATTTCACCAGCATCAGGAATTCTTGGTGTGGAGATTCCATCTGCCCAGGCAGATCACAGCTCACTTGTCATTTAGTGAATGTCTGGGACACAGGGATAGCTGCTTGGTATCAAAAGCAAGACTTGATACTGTTTTCCTGTTTCTCCATTCACTTCGCTGTTTTTCTTGGCTGGAATCAAATTTTATATGACATATAGTTCCCATTTTTGTAGAATGTATAGCTTGATTTGGTGAGAAGGCACAAATACAAAGAGGAGTGCTTCAGGGACATCTAATTTCACCAGTGATCAGATTGTTGCTTCCTCTGACTTGCAGGAACGCCTCTGTGGCCTTGCAGAAGGTGGCCAGTCTGGCAATAAGATTCATCCTATCCTTCACAGAACACATTTTTTCATACTCAGCTAAGCAGGTTTTTGGCTATCCATTCCCATGCCTGTAAAAGCCCCCTTTCTGAGATATTTCTGTGATTTTCCAAACTTTTgttatttacatgtattttattttttccccaattacttgtaaaaataAGATGGATCGAAGGAGATGGACTCTGAAGGTAAAGGtagctgttaagtgtctgaatcaaTAGCTCAATATCTGCTATCTAAttagtgcttattaaatgctttttttgacAGGAGGATTGTGGTCTAGAAGGGTATTAATAGTGATCCAGTTTTGTGCATAAGCACTCGGGAGAAAACCCAGCAATTCAGAGTCCCCATTAAGGGTGATTGTTAATAAAGTTGTGTTTTAGAGACATTAAGAAGGATGAAGACTTAGATACTATCTAATTTGGTAATTAGAAGATTGTTACTGATCCTAAGCAAACAGTGTTGGAAAGAGCAGGGAAGAAAGAATCCCAATTGCAAGGAGTTGAGTGGGCTATGGGGAAGTGAAAGTGTAAACCAGCCTTTTTCGAGATTTGTTGATGAAAAGGAGAGACAAGAGTTAGCTGTTGAAGGGAGTATCTGAGTGAAGTTTGTTAGAAGAGAGAAGACTTTCCCCAGAAGAGCAGGAGTGAGTGGAGGAGAGAGGGATTGAGTATGCAGAAAGGTCAGCTAGATTCATCAgagtttggggggagggggtgagaaaGGGAGGGAATAGGATTAAAAGAGTTTGAAATGGGGATGGCTAGTACACAAAAAATTGTAGAATGAAGTGGGAGCTGAGGAATTGATGGCATTGGGTATAAAATACTCTTGTTAGAAGTTTATCAGTGGGAGCAAGGATAGCGGTGAGGGGTGTGAGATGGTAGCTGAAGGAGTCAGCACAATTTAAGAATAAAGACAGCTACTGGAAAGCTTGAGCTGGGTGAATTAGTGAGTCTCTAAAGGGGTGATCATTTAATTAAACAATTGAATTTAGTTGACATAGAAGGGAATATATTCCAGTTAGGAGTAATACTGTGTCCCAGGTACCACTGACCTCCCCCTGCCCTCGCCCTAGGCTTACTCCCTCCAACACAGCAAAGAAGACCGGCTGGCATATCTGAACCACATTCCAGGAGGGGAACTCACACTCCAGCTGCTCTTCATCCTTTATGGTATCCTGGCACTGGCCTTCCTCTCTGGCTACTATGTGGCCCTGGCTGCTCAGATCCTGGCTGTGCTGCTACCTCTTATCATCCTCCTCATTGATGGAAACATCATCTATTGGCACAACACTCGGCGAGTTGAGTTCTGGAATCAGATGAAGCTTATTGGCGAGAATGTGGGCATCTTTGGGGCTGCAGTGATCCTGGCTACTGATGGCTGAATGGCACCCGTTAGGGATGATGGGGTGAGAAGggaagtttttttggggggaggggtgcagGGGATTTTCTTCCACAGGCTatttatgcttaaaaaaaaaaaaaaaaccaacccaaaaACCTCTTTTGTAATGATTGGCAGGAAAAGGGTCTTTACCCTATTCTATTAGGAAATGCACTTTAAGAAGAAGCCCTTGCATCTGGGATGGGATGTGGGTGCTGAACTTCTCCAGGACTTCTCTGACTTAGGGAGTATTTATTTTAGGAGAACCACCTTTGGGAAGATCAGGGGAGGATTGTGGTTTTGGTGGGAATTGGGACAGGTAGAGGAAGAAGCTGGATGGACAGCAGCAGACCAGGAGAGAAGCAAAGATACAGAGGAAGACAAGGACcaaatgtatatatttcttcttgTACAACTTGTAACTAGTACAGTTAAATTCTTGATGAAAGCGTAATGCTATGTGTGTGTGAGAAGCAGCATGGACCAGACTCAGAAATAGCCAAGGGGACTGACCCAGCCCAATTTAACTAGTTTTCTGGATTACGGGAGGACAGAAACATAGTTTGTTCCCATCAGTCCCCTTCACCAATCTGTTTAATATTCCTTCTGGACTGGGACTCATGGTAAGGTGATTCAGAGCATGGCTGTTGTCCAACCCACTGTCCCCACTTTGATTGAAAGCTTCTCCAGGTTCTGCCACATCTTTGCTCCAGGTTTTGCGGTGGGCATTCTGGGGACAAGAGTACctcattccttctccttttccttgctTCTCAATCAGCACATTTCACACTTTCAGAAATAAACACTATATACACCTCTGGATTTGGTTTTCTAGTTTCCCTGTAAGTGCCTTTGATATGAGTTGGTTTTTTTTACCCTAGATGATATCTTCTCTTGCCTTATACTTTACCCTCTGTTTTGGACATTTCACTCTCAAATGTCCCAGCTTACAACTTTTGATTCTATTTTTGTTCTTCAGTTTGGGAATTCTTATgtgtcattttgttttttcctgttaCAAATCAAATTGATTTCCCATCACACATttcctaacctttttttttttttttttttttttttttttttttttagtcatttatgaaaaaatatgTGAATACCTGATTTCTTGTGTAATCAAAGAGGGGCTTATTTCTGTTGAAATGTGCAGGAAAGGATGACAGGGGTTGGAATGGACTCATAACCCTTTGCTCCCCACTGTCTACTAATTGAA
The Sminthopsis crassicaudata isolate SCR6 chromosome 4, ASM4859323v1, whole genome shotgun sequence genome window above contains:
- the TMEM101 gene encoding transmembrane protein 101, translating into MAAGPGRRRRLLQLLMQFGSVLLTRCPFWGCFCQLMLYAERADARRKPDIPVPYLYFDMGAAVLCASFMSFGVKRRWFALGAALQLAVSTYAAYVGGYVHYGDWLKVRMYSRTIAIIGGFLVLASGAGELYRQKPRSRSLQSTGQVFLGIYLICVAYSLQHSKEDRLAYLNHIPGGELTLQLLFILYGILALAFLSGYYVALAAQILAVLLPLIILLIDGNIIYWHNTRRVEFWNQMKLIGENVGIFGAAVILATDG